One uncultured Flavobacterium sp. DNA segment encodes these proteins:
- a CDS encoding PAAR-like protein: MAKPDNTLLRKQREEKQEAKNGLKFVIDGAKIRCHSCTIPEGDLKANYDTPSIQDKRVVTVVENDMTSLIFKGNCKKSFLSSSPCASVMKLGEWKNPGTVYFQDELAVLLRSTIKCEYGGVDITIWDCGQRNEITNLNTLGAPIPNIDRIININGHFYNKDGTFEGKINESDFEGSVNDVYVCDGKSTQKDKNGNDLLTYNNTKLLKENDENITHSDFCYIAYVVKMEAGGNDFKELKCIAYSSFNYSKNETLKKNGKSKWKQALAGTYSSVPGKEELLEELHNEKDKLTRKALFYVLTGEEDLTNGATFWDGTDFLAWGDSEMNIYNKLGSNKFDDFKFIEIPKDVYDSYLSANGTSIRYPIMKKYVHDTKNDKGTHEDLTKKMKKQVKGKDGKDILDKDGKPTFEMVDEPSGVKYKLPASDFDNQNYWKSGSFYYKTDSKETYGISGTISAGKSIFWKKTKIRLTSEISIKK; the protein is encoded by the coding sequence ATGGCAAAACCGGATAATACTTTACTTAGAAAACAAAGAGAGGAAAAGCAAGAAGCTAAAAATGGTTTAAAATTTGTTATTGACGGCGCCAAAATTAGATGCCATTCATGCACCATTCCTGAAGGTGACTTAAAGGCAAATTATGATACGCCAAGTATACAAGACAAACGTGTTGTTACAGTGGTTGAGAATGACATGACGAGTTTGATATTTAAAGGCAATTGCAAAAAAAGCTTTTTAAGTTCCAGCCCTTGTGCATCAGTCATGAAACTTGGTGAATGGAAAAATCCCGGAACCGTATATTTTCAGGATGAGTTGGCAGTACTTTTAAGAAGTACCATAAAATGCGAATATGGAGGAGTCGATATTACAATTTGGGATTGCGGACAACGAAACGAAATTACAAATCTTAATACTTTGGGCGCACCTATACCTAATATAGATCGTATTATAAACATAAACGGACATTTTTACAATAAAGATGGTACTTTTGAAGGTAAGATAAACGAGTCTGATTTTGAAGGAAGTGTAAATGATGTTTACGTTTGTGATGGGAAATCTACACAAAAAGATAAAAACGGAAATGATCTTTTAACTTATAACAATACCAAACTATTGAAAGAGAATGATGAAAATATAACTCATTCGGATTTTTGCTACATTGCTTATGTCGTTAAAATGGAAGCTGGAGGAAATGATTTTAAAGAACTCAAATGTATTGCTTATAGTAGTTTTAATTATTCGAAAAATGAAACTTTGAAAAAAAATGGAAAAAGCAAATGGAAACAAGCACTAGCAGGGACATACTCATCTGTTCCTGGAAAAGAAGAATTATTAGAAGAATTACATAATGAAAAAGATAAATTGACAAGAAAAGCTCTCTTTTACGTACTGACAGGAGAAGAAGATTTGACCAATGGTGCAACTTTTTGGGATGGTACAGATTTTCTTGCTTGGGGAGATTCAGAAATGAATATCTATAATAAACTTGGAAGTAATAAATTTGATGATTTTAAATTTATTGAAATTCCTAAAGATGTCTATGATAGTTATTTGTCAGCTAATGGGACTTCTATTAGATATCCTATAATGAAAAAATATGTCCATGACACAAAAAATGATAAAGGAACCCATGAAGATTTGACAAAAAAAATGAAGAAGCAAGTAAAAGGAAAAGATGGCAAAGATATACTAGATAAAGATGGTAAACCAACATTCGAAATGGTAGATGAGCCTTCAGGTGTTAAATATAAACTTCCTGCCTCAGATTTTGATAACCAAAATTATTGGAAGTCAGGGAGTTTTTATTATAAAACAGATTCAAAAGAGACCTATGGAATTTCAGGTACAATTAGTGCTGGAAAAAGTATTTTTTGGAAAAAAACAAAAATCAGATTAACAAGTGAAATATCTATTAAAAAATGA